In the genome of Corynebacterium glucuronolyticum DSM 44120, the window TTCTTCTCGCAGCTCCGCGTGGGTACTGCGCGGGTGTAGACCGTGCGGTGGAAACGGTGGAACGAGCGTTGGAGAAATACGGTGCCCCCGTCTATGTGCGCAAGGAGATTGTGCACAACCGCTACGTGGTGGATACGCTCGCTGAGCGCGGTGCAATCTTCGTTGATGAAACAACCGATGTTCCAGAAGACGCCCACGTGGTGTTTTCGGCCCACGGTGTGAGCCCGGCTGTTCGTGGCGAGGCGAAATCGTTGAACCTGAACACGCTGGATGCAACGTGCCCGCTGGTGACCAAGGTCCACAACGAGGTGAAGCGCTTCGACCGGGATGGTTACACCATCTTGTTCATCGGGCATAAGGGCCACGAAGAGGTGGAGGGCACGATGGGTGAGGCTCCCCACACAACGCACCTCGTCGATGGTCCTGCCGGTGTAGATGAGCTGCCGGAGTTCGGCCCGGAGGAAAAACTCATCTGGCTGTCCCAAACGACACTGAGTGTGGACGAGACGATGGAAATCGTGAATAAGCTCCATGCGCGTTACCCGCAGCTGGAGAATCCGCCGAGCGACGATATCTGTTACGCCACGCAGAATCGTCAGAGTGCGGTGAAGGCGATTGCGCCGAAGTGTGATTTGCTCATCGTTGTCGGTTCGCAGAACTCGTCCAACTCGAAGCGTTTGCGGGAAGTGGGAGTGGAGTCCGGTGCGAAGGCTGGCTACCTCATCGATTACGCGAGCCAAATTGAGGATTCCTGGCTCGAAGGCGTGAACACAGTCGGGGTGACCTCCGGCGCATCTGTTCCGGAAATTCTAGTGAAAGACGTGTTGGCGACGCTCGATGAGCACGGCTTTTCGGAGGTGGAAACGGTTCAGACCGCCACAGAGAAGCTCGTTTTCGGGCTTCCCCGTGAGATTCGCCCTGCGAACCGGGCTAAGCGCTAGGAATTTTTTACTTGTCGACGCCTACTGGTACAGGTCGTCGTCGACGGAGCGGTTGGCCGAGGAGTGGTGCGTCGAACCCCCCTTGGCCTGGCGCCGCAAGAGATCCTGGACCGTTACGGTCGAGCCGCTGTGTCCCGTTGTTCGGGCGCGTCCTTTGCTTCTTGGTGCTGACGTGGATGTGGAAATCCGGCGTGCTCGCTGTGCTACCTGACGATTTTTTTCATCTGAGGAACGCTGCCGCCGGGAGGTTTCTTCGCGTTGCCGGACTTCGCCACGTTCGGCGCGACGGAGTTGTGCCAGTCGCAGATAGCCAATGGCTGCAGCTCCCGCAGTGATGATGAGGAGGAAGGGGAATTGTTGGAACAGCGGATAGGCCGCCCCGATGAGCACGGTGGCTGAAAAATTATTGTCGCTGTGTGTCTGCGCAACGAGCCAGCCAGCGAAGGGCGTGACGATAGAAAAAACGAGGGGGATCTGTGCCACAGCCAAAAAAATGCCTCGTGGCTCTACAAACAGAGCTATGCACAGGCTGATAAGGCCAAAGGAAAAGAGGTAGATCCATCCCAGGGTTCCTCCTGCCATGGAGATGACTGCACCGGTAAGAAGAGCAGCGATGAGCAGGAGCGGAACAGCCCATAGTGGGATCCCATGAATGCTCTCATGGCCACCCACCTCTGCTCGCCGAGGTGGGCGCGGGCGCGCCGACCGACTGACCTTCGTGGCGGTCGTAGCAGCGTCGGTAGACGGCGTCGTGTGTGTGTGTCGGCGCCTGCGATTTTGCGTGGAGCGATCATGGTCTGGGGTGCCCGACCCGGGCTGAGGCAGCGGAGAGCGTTTCGTTGTTGTCGTCGGATAGTCCCATTTATTGGACACGCGGGCCGACGCCGTGGGGGTGAACGAGTATTTCTGCCGGCCACGAGGTTCATTGTCGTCTGCTTGCCCTGCGGATACCGAAGAGGCGTCTACGCGGTGCGAGGCGCTCGGCTGGTGGCGTCGCTCGCCAGGATTAGAGGCGGGACGTCGATTGTTCTGCAGCGGTTGATCGGACACGAAACCTAATGTTACCTAGCCAAAGTGCAGAACGGGAACTGAGATTGCATTAATCAGATCTGCTATATGTCCCACGTGTTCTCTGCGCTGTGGCCAGACGCGTGCCGTGGATGGCGTTCCAGATGCTCGATCACTGGGAGCTCGCCCTGCGTTCCGCCATCGAGCTCGAGTTCTGCCAGACGCCGAGCGGTGACGGCAACACGTGATTCCATGGAGCCGATCATTACATTGTACTGTTCGACGGTCTTGTCTAGCAGGCTCCCTAGCTTTGCGTAGTGCTCGTTGAGCGTAGCGAGACGGCGGTAGAGCTGTGTGCCCAATGCGTGGATTTCACCGGCTTTGGCC includes:
- a CDS encoding 4-hydroxy-3-methylbut-2-enyl diphosphate reductase — translated: MPVDNEAQSGKKVLLAAPRGYCAGVDRAVETVERALEKYGAPVYVRKEIVHNRYVVDTLAERGAIFVDETTDVPEDAHVVFSAHGVSPAVRGEAKSLNLNTLDATCPLVTKVHNEVKRFDRDGYTILFIGHKGHEEVEGTMGEAPHTTHLVDGPAGVDELPEFGPEEKLIWLSQTTLSVDETMEIVNKLHARYPQLENPPSDDICYATQNRQSAVKAIAPKCDLLIVVGSQNSSNSKRLREVGVESGAKAGYLIDYASQIEDSWLEGVNTVGVTSGASVPEILVKDVLATLDEHGFSEVETVQTATEKLVFGLPREIRPANRAKR
- a CDS encoding DUF6542 domain-containing protein, which gives rise to MSDQPLQNNRRPASNPGERRHQPSASHRVDASSVSAGQADDNEPRGRQKYSFTPTASARVSNKWDYPTTTTKRSPLPQPGSGTPDHDRSTQNRRRRHTHTTPSTDAATTATKVSRSARPRPPRRAEVGGHESIHGIPLWAVPLLLIAALLTGAVISMAGGTLGWIYLFSFGLISLCIALFVEPRGIFLAVAQIPLVFSIVTPFAGWLVAQTHSDNNFSATVLIGAAYPLFQQFPFLLIITAGAAAIGYLRLAQLRRAERGEVRQREETSRRQRSSDEKNRQVAQRARRISTSTSAPRSKGRARTTGHSGSTVTVQDLLRRQAKGGSTHHSSANRSVDDDLYQ